The nucleotide sequence TTAATAATTAACATAATATAAAAAGAAAGTCTTTCTTTTTATAGTACATCTCAGTAAGTTTTATACTTTATTAGTATATAACTTAAGTAACGAATTAGGTATTTAATGTTTCAATTTTAATGATGAATTAATAGTTTTTAGAAAAAAGTAATTAACTAAAAATGGTGTAAAATTTTAGAGAAACACTATAATAAAAAAAAAATTAAAATAAGTAAAAAATATCATCTTATATTTTTAAGTTATTATAAAATTATTTAAAAAAAAAGTGAAAAAGAAGGGATGTTCCAAAGTTTTCCTACTTTTTTTTAGTAGTTTCCTCGTGTGAGGATAAGTATTATAAGTACTCCTCCTAGTATTGCACTAAAGAGGAATCCTACTAGTCCTATTGCTGAATATCCAAATAGTTTAAATCCTATGTCTGCATGTAATATTAGTGATGATCCTACAATTATTGCAGCTATTATTATTGCAAGTACAAGTTCATTTACAATACGTGTAAATATGTTATTTAAACTATCAAGTTCATTTGATGCAAGTGATAGTTTTATTTGTCCATCATCACTTACTATGTTTAGTAAATTCATTATTGAATTTGGTATTTTCTTTGATATATAGTCTAAGTCCATGCTAAATTCATGTGATTGTCGTTCTATATTTTTTGGACTGAATTTATTTAGTACTAGTTTTTTTGCATATGGTTTTAGTATTTCAGTTGTGTTAAATGATGAGTCTAATTCATTTCCAAAGTCATATACCATTGTTATTGTACGTACTACCATCATTAAATCACGTGGTATAACTACACCATAATCTTTTAATACATTAGATTCTACAAGTTCACGCATTACTGATGATATATCATTAAACTGAGCACCATAATAACGGTCAAGTACATGAATTATTTCATCTTGCACATCATTAAAATCATTTTTATCTTTTATTATACCCATGTAATATAGTTGTTTTGTTAATAGTTGTGCATCACCTTGTGATATAAATATAAAAAGATTAGCTAAATCATCACGAAGATCATTACTAAGATGTCCCATCATACCAAAATCTACAAATGCAACAATATCCCGGTCAAGTACAAAAATATTACCAGGATGAGGATCAGCATGATAAAATCCATAGATGAGAATTTGTTTAATATATGAATCAGCACCCATAGTTGCTATTTTCTTTTTATCATAATCTGAATCTGGAGCATCAAATACTTTACTTAAGCTTACTCCATCAAGAAATTCCATTGTAAGAACACGACTAGTTGAAGCTTCAAGATAAATATCAGGAATATAAACTTCATCTTTTTTTAGAAGATCTTTCATGTGAACTGCATTCATAGCTTCAATTGTATAGTTTAGTTCATTTCGCATATCTTTTTCAAATACCTTAATAATTGCCGGTATATTATATGATTTAAGAGTATCTACATTATTAAGATATGGTGCAACCTTTTTCATAAGTCTAATATCTGTTGCAATAGTTTCCTGGATATGTGGATGTTGTACTTTTACAGCAACAAGAATATTTTTATAAAATGCCTTATGTACTTGTCCTATACTTGCTGATGCTACAGGTTCTTTTGTGAAATCTTCAAATATTTCATCTACTGGTTTTCCAAATTCATCTTCTATTACCTCTTCTACTTCAGAATATGGTGTTACTGGTGCTGCTTCTTGAAGTTTTGCAAGTTCTTGTGCCATGTCATATCCAACGAGGTTTGGAAAAGTACTGAGAGTTTGTCCAAGTTTAATAAAAGTAGTTCCTAGTTCTTGGAAAACAAGTCTTAAACGTGTATTACTATCATATTCTTTAGCTTCTGGTGCAACTTTGCTAAATATTTTATACTTTGATCTAAGATCTCGATTAACAAAATTTCCAAATCCATATTTAATAAGAACACTAAGAATTTCATTCATCCTTGTTATATCACGTTTTGTACTCTCAATTGCCATACTATATACTATTATTAATAATACCTTATAAAAATTTTGAAAGTTTGAATATATTAGGATAAATTAAAGAAAAATAGAAAAAAAGGGGTGGTTAATTTTATTCTAGATTTTATACTCCGATGTAGTTTACAAGTGATAATGCAACTACAGCTGCAATAACTAGTATTAGTATTATTATTAGTACTGTTACAAGTTTACTACTTAGTGAGTTTACATTTTCATCAAGTTCCATTTCAAGTTCATCAAAGTCATCATCACTATCTTTTGCATCAAGTATTTTGTTAAATTTAGATTCAATATCACTATCTGCTTTTGTAGTTGTTGTTTTTTGATCTTCTTTTTCTACTGAATCTTGGATTGGTTTTATGATGTTTGATTCTCTTTTATCAATTTTTACATCACTTGGTTTTTCAACAATTATTTCATCATCTGATTTAAGAAGTTCTTCTAGGTCATCATCTTCTTTTACTGGTTTAACTTCTTTTGGTTCTTCTTTTATCTGTGATTCTTCTTTTTGTTCTATTACATCAGCTGGTTTTTCAACATCTGAAACTTTACTATCTTCTGATTTCTGTGTTTGAGCTGGTTTTTCATCTTCTATGATAACTTCCTGTGTTTCATCAGGTGTTTCATCTTCAACTACTTCATCATAGATTTCATCATCTAAACTCATATCAGGTGAAGCTACTTCATCTACTTGTGGTTTATCTGGTAATTCTTCAACTAAGAAGTCATCATCCATGAGTGTGTCATCATCATCGAGAATCATATCATCATCTGATATTATTGTATCATCTGCTATGATGGTATCATCATCATTTGATATTTCTATTTCAGCTTCTTCTGAGTCTGGTAATATTATTATATCTTCATCATCTTTTGATACTACTACTTGTTCATCAACTGGTTGTTGTTTTGTTGTTTTTGGTTTAATTGGATTTGCTATTGTTGATTTTGCTGATTTTGGTGAAGATTTTGGTTTATCTGATGTTTCAGCTTTTGTTTCTACTTTAGGTGTTTCAGTTTTTGTTGGAGTAATGTCGAGTTGTTCATCTATTGGAACTTCTTCCCATATTAAATCTTCTTCATCAAAGCTATCTACATCTAAGTCTAAAAATTCATCAAAGTCTTTTTCTTCGTTTTTGGTTTCTTTTGGTTCTTCTTGTGGTATTTGTTCTGTTTTATTTTCAACCGGTGTTCCACAATTAAAACAGAAGTTATCATCATCACTTAGTTGTGTACCACATTTTCTACAAAACATTATATATACACTACCTTTTGGTTTATTTTTTTAATTTTTTAATCTATTAGAAAAGTAATCATTTAATTTTCTTTGCTTTTATGATTTAATTATTGTTTATGAGCATTAATTGTGATTATTTATAGAAAATTCTAATATTTATATTATTATACTTTCTATTCTATATAAGGTTTCTATTTTTTATATTATATAAAATTTAAATTTTACCTCATAAAAAAGAAAAAATAAAAGTTATAATATGAATAAGTTAAGAATGTTCATTTTATAAAAAAAAGTAGATTAAGAGGGAGTTGATGATTAAAAGAACATAGTTTTATAAAATACTATAAATCTTATTTTTTTTTATCCTGTTATACGTAGATTTTCTGCAAGTATTTGTGGTAGTATACATGATCCTAGTTGTCGTGTGTCACTTTTAATTGCACATGCTGTATTCATTATATCAAATATATTTCCTGATATCATAACTTTTTTAATTGGATTTTCTATACATCCATTTTGTATTTCAAATCCATTCATTACTTCTACTGAGAAGTCTCCTGTAATTGGGTTTGCTGTATGTGCTCCCATTACACTATCTACGAATATTCCATCATCTATTTCACTTATTTCATATTCATCTTTAAATTTAAATTCAAGATTTGTAAATCCTACTGATGGTACTGATGTGTATCCTCCACGTACTGCATTTGCTGTTGTTTTTACATTATCTATATTTGCACGATATGTATTATATATGAAGTTTTTAAGTATTCCATCTTCAATTAGTGTAGTTTTCTGTGTTGGTGTTCCTTCTGCATCTGATATTGATGATCTAAGTGCTTTTGGTATATGTCCATCATCAATTAGTGTAAAACCTTCAGATGTTACTTGTTCATCTAGTTTATCTTTAAATACTGATCTTCCTCTTTGTTTATTTTCACTATTAAGTGCACTTAGAAATGTACTAAGAAGTGATACTGCTGCTGTATGATCAAGTACAACTTTTGAATCTCGTGATGTTGTTGGTTTTGCTCCACGTGAATCTAATGCTAGTTTTGTTGCTTTTTTTACTATTTCATCTAAGTTTAGATCTTTTGTATGACTTACATCATAATAGTATGCACTTGATACTAAATCATTATCTTCTACATTTACAGATATTGATGCTCCACATCCTGTTTGTATTTCTTCAACATCTACTCCATTTGAATTTACGATATTTACATGTGATAGTGATGTTCCATATCCTCCACTTGTTGGGTTACATCCTTCTTCTTTTGTTATGTCAATTAGTGTTTGTGAATATTCTATTGCTTCTGGTAAATCTACATTTTCAAGATTTTTATCATATAATCCTTCTACTTTTTTATATTTTAAATTTCCAGCTATCATTGAGAGATTTTCATCTTGATCATTTAGTTTTGAGTTTCGTATTGCTTCATTTATTGTTTCATCAATACGGTTAATATTTGTTGTATATGCAAATCCTTGTCTTTGATCTTTTATAATTCTTATTCCTATTCCATAGATATCTTCTTCTTTTGCATGATTTACACTGTCATTTAGTATATCTACATCTGTTGAAACTATTTTTTCTGTATATATTTCTGCTTCATCTACTTTTGGTGTTATTTTCTTTAGTATTTCATCAACTTTAGGATCCATTGTTATTTCATCTCTGAATTTTTTTTTTATTATAATTGATTATTTTTTTATACTATATTATTTTTTTATCATTTTTTTAGTTAGAATGTTAAATTTTTTCTTTTTTTTTATTTATTATTTAGATAATTATTATTTTTATTCATCTTTTATAAAATACAATAGGGATAATAAAAAAAAAGATGTTAATTAGTTTAAATATTTAAAAAAAAGATGTATGATAAAAAAAAGGTTAGTGGTGGAGAAATTTAAGATGATACAATTTTTTTTAATCATCATCCATTTTTGCATATCTATATGCAATATTACACGTTCCTTCTTTACTTACCATACATGCACCAATAGGATGTAGTGGATTACATTCTCCACGGAATAATTTACAATCTTCAGGTCTTGCAACTCCTCTTAGTATTGATCCACAGATACATCCTTGTGGTACATTTTCAGAATCAGGTAGATCCATATCATATTTTTTACGTGCATTTTGTTCATCAAACTCAGGTTTTAAGTCATAAACTGAGTTTGGAATTTCAGGAAATCCTCTCCATTCTTTACTTGTTACTTCAAATACTTCATCTATTTCTTGTTGTGCTATTACATTTCCTTCATCACGTACTGCACGTTTGTACTCATTTTGAATTCTTGGATTATCTTCTTTTTTCTGTTTTAATATAAGATAAATTGAATATAAAATATCAAGTGGATTAAATCCTGCTACAGCTTGTGGTATATTATAGTCTGTTGATAAAAATTCAAGTGGTTTAGTTCCAATAATTGTACATACATGTCCAGGTTCAATTAATCCATCAATTTTTACATCATCATGTACTAGGAAATCTAGTGCTGGTGGTATTAGTCTGTGACTTGAAAGTACTGAGAAGTTTTCAGGTGGATTATTTAGTACTTCATTTGCTGTAGTTGGTGCTGTTGTTTCAAATCCTGCTGCCATAAATACTACATCATTATCAATTTCATTTGCAAGTTCTACTGCATTTCCTATACCATATACTATTCTTACATCAGCACCTTCAGCTTTAGCATCAGCAAGTGATTTTTCAGTTCCAGGTACACGTAGCATATCTCCAAATATTGTTACTGTTACTCCTTGTTCTGCTAGTGCTACACATTCATCTATTTCCTGGGATGGTACTACACATACAGGACATCCTGGTCCTGCTACAATTTGAACTTCCTCAGGTAACATTGATCTTATACCATTATACATTATTGCATGTTCATGTGATCCACATACATGCATTATACTAATTGGTTGTTTTACCTCATCAATCTTTTTTAGTATATCTTTGGTTAAATTTTTCATTTTAAAACGTATCTCCTAAAAATTTAAATAAAAAATGTTATAGATTTCTTTTTCTTTAATTTAAAAAAAGTATATAGATATTTTTTTGTGAAAATTATTTTTTTTTCTTTTATTCTATTTTTTCTTAGTCTTTTCCTTGTTAAAAAAAAATTCTTAGTAGTTAATTTATTTTTTTTTAAATTAAAATTTTATTTTCTTTATTATTTTATTATTTATGAATAATATTATTAAAATTAAAATATTTATATATATTATAAGATTATAATAATTAAAGTAAAAATTAAGTTGATCTAAAAATTATAAAAATTGAAAAAAAAAGTAAAAAAATTTAAATTATTTAATTTTATTAAAAAATATGAAAAAAATGACTTTTAAGGGAGCAAATTAATGAAGATAAGTGTAATTGGATTAGGTGTAGAAGGACAAAAAGCAACAATCTCACTACTTAAACGTGAATATGAAGTATATTCATCAGATATAAATCGTGAAATTGACCTATCTTTACTTGATGAATATTCAAGTAATTTAAAAGATAAAAATCTTGACCTTGAAATTGGAAGTCATAATCTTGATAAAATATTTAAAACAGATGCTGTATCTGTAAGTCCAAGTCTTTTTAATAAGAAAATATGTCAAGATGTAATAGAACATGGTCTTTTCATATCTGATATTTTTAATAAACATAAAGATATTACAACAATAGCTGTTACAGGAACAAATGGTAAAACCACAACTACTCATATGATATATGAAATACTATCAAATGAAGGATATGACGTTGCAATTGGTGGAAATGGTGGTGGTGGATTTTCAGGATATAATGAACTTATCATGGATGCTAATGAAAATAGTTATGATTATATGATAATTGAAGTATGTGATATGACACTTGATTATTGTAATTATGTATTTGACATAGATATGGTAGTTGTAACAAATATTGGCTATGATCATATGGATGTACATGGATCAATTGAACAATATACACAAGAAGTTGGAGAATTTATAAAAGATAAACCAGCAGTACTAAATAGAAATGATGAAAATATTCTTAAAATAAAAGATAAAAGTAGTAAACCACTATTATTTGATACATACACATATCCTTTAAACTTATTTGGAACATTTAACAAAAACAATGCACATGCAGCATATATAATGTGTAAAATACTACTTAACATACCTGATGAAAACATACAAAAAACACTAGAAAACTTCCAAGCAGTAGAAGGAAGAACCAAACAAATAAACTATCATACAAACACGATAATAACAGGAAAAACAGATAATGTAGATGCACTTAAAGCAGTACTTGATGAGGAAAGATTTGACATACTAATAATAGGAACACCAAGAAAACATGAAACATGCAGATATAACATACTAGATTATATTAATGAGTATAAACCAGAAACACTCATAATATTCCCAGGACTTGAAGATACAACATATGAATACATTCAACATCTAAATAAACTAGGATATCATAAAGATATGATGGTACTAAAAAATATGGATGATATAATAAACTACATAAACACAAAACAAAACATGAAAATATTCATAGGTGGAAATGGACAAGAAAAAATAACTCAAATAACAAACATACTTGATGAGTACAAATAAACTTTTTAACACCCACCTTTTATCATCCTTCTTTTTTTATCTTAACATTTCACATACCTTTTTTTTAATATATTCTAAATTTTACTAAACACACTAGTAATTTATTATACAATTCTATAAAAATTAACTTGGTTAAAATAATGAAAAATTGAATAAATACACATTCTTACACCTTGTTTTTTATAAAATAATATTTATTATCAACAATAAACAAAAATAGATATTAATAAAGTAAATCTTTTTTCAAATAAATATAAAAAAAACTAAAATTTTAAAACATTTTTTTTCACAAACAAACTATAAAGGGAGGTTAATTAAAATAAAACAAAAACTAACTAATCCATACATACTTATTGGAGTTCTTCTTTTAACTGTTATTGTATCAGGACTACTATGTAACATGGTAACAGCACAATCTACAGCAAATGATACAAGTATAAATCTAAAAAATGGATCAACAGTAGTATCTGGAGATATGCTAATAGACCAAACTAAAGTTATGAAAGTTCCACTAGCATCAAATCCAATGAATATATTAAGACCACTGAAAAATCGTGATATTGTAACTGTATTTAACAGTATAATAACAGCAAGTGCACCAAATGACATAATTAAAAATAATTCATATATAACAGCAGATGGACACATATCAAGTAAACTCAACGGACCTGGAATTGTAGAACTTGATGCTGATAATAAAGTATCAATAAAAGCACCAACATCAATGGTATGGGGACATAAACTACCATACATAACAGCAATAAAAAATGGTGACACACTTACCATAAAACAAAAAGATAAAACAATCAAAACAATAAAAGAATCTGATATAAACAATGACACAGTACCAACAGATTATGTAACAGCAGAAAACCTTAAAACATGGATGAATTCATCACAAGATGGATCAAACATAACACTAGACTACTATCTTGGAGACTTTAATGATAAAAGAAATGGTGTATATGGAAAAGAAAATATTACACGTGACTTTGGAAATGAAACATATGGATATATGAGAAACTACACACCAGGTGCACCTGTAATGGTATATGAACATAATGCAACAGAAACTAATGTAAGTTCTGCTGTAAGTACTGTTGAATATCTACCTGAATATCCAACTGAAATACGTGCTTCAAATGCAAAAGAATTTGCAGTAGGATGGAATAATACAATAATTCCACCACACTCAGCAGCACATGGAAAAGAAAATGTAACATTTACATCAATAGCAGAATCAGGAGCAGCATCAGGAAGTGCAACACACGGAGTATGTCCACCAGGAAGATCACTACGTGATGCAATAATGGCACTTGGAAATCCACTACCTGTTGGAATGAGTGGAGCTGAAGAAGCTATCCTATATGAATTTAGACCAACAGCAGATGTACTTGTAACAAACAATGGAGACTATCCAATAAAAATAGTAATGTGGACAGAAGGAGAAAATGGAGATACAAAAATCTACACAACAATATATGAACTAAAAGACAATGCAACATACACAAACATGACAACAAATCAAACCATAAAAGAAAACTCAACTGATAATTCAACAACATAAAGTATTTCATAAGTTCACAAAAAAAAATATTTTCTTAACCATCAAATCTTTTTTTTTATCTTTTTTTTTAAAAATAATTATAATACTAAAAAAATTATATCTACTTTATATTAGGAGAATAGATACATGGATGCAATAATAACAGCAGCAGGAAAAAATTCAAGAATGATAGAGGATTTTAAAAATAAAAATCAAAAACCAATACATAAATTAAAACTTGAAATTAACAACATACCAATACTAATACATACACTAAAACAAGTACAAAATTCAAATATAGATAATATAACAATAGCTTTAGGACATCATAAAGATGAAATATATCAAATATTAAAAGACTATGATATGCTTGATTATGTAGATATAAATGTTAATTCTAATGTTAATGTAGGACTTTCTCAAACAATTAAAAATGTATTAGATAAAAAATATGACAATAACTATTTATTTATGGCAGCAGATCAACCAACAATAACAACAAATACAATAAATAACATGATTGATGTACTAGAAACACACCCAGAAGATAAAAATACAATAAGCATACTAGCACGAAGAAAAAGTGGACAATTATCTACAGCAGAAGGACTTGGAATGCCATTTTGTTGTTATGGAAAACTATTATATGACTACATAAAAGATGAGAATGATAATTTAAATCCAATACTTAGAAAAATGATAAAAGAAAAAGTAAACTTCTATGGAATAAAACCAGAAAATAAACTAGAACTACTAAACATCAACCACTATGATGAATACATTAAAATAAAACAAGAGCTTGAAAAAAAAGGAGATTTAAAAAAGATGAAAGAGTTACTATAATCATACTTTTTTTATATAAAATAAGTAGATAATATAAACTTAAACTCTAATTCATCTTCTAATTTTTACTAACTAATTTAAGATATGATATTTTCTAGTGAATTAAGCATACAACCAAGGTTTTCTGCTGTTAATCCTATTACTAGTTCATCAGGTTTTACAGATGTTGTTCCACGTGAACCATCACATCCTAATGTCATGTTTGGTTCTTTGTTTTTGTATGGTCCTGCAACTACATCAGCACATACTGATTGAATACCAGCATAGCTTGCATTAAATCTTTTACCAAGAACATATCCATATGCTTGTGCTATTTTCATACCTTGTTCTGGAAGTGCATATAATACAATTACATCAGGTTCAAATTCTGCATCTTCAAGTGGTGCATATCCTACAGCATTCATTACTGTTTCAACTTTTGGAACTTGACTTAATTCATGAATTGCAGATCCTTGTGATGCAAATCGACCAAGTGAGAAGTATTTTTTTCCTGTTTTAAGTGATTTTGGATAATCACGTAAACCTAGTACTGCAGCTCCTCCTTGACATTGTTGTTCATCTAATGTTGCATAGCATGATACTTTTTCTGATGCTGCTTTAAATACACGTTGACAGTGACGTATTTTATCATCTGCTTTTGGTAGTACTTCTTTTGCATCTTCTTCATCTATGAATAATTTTATAGCTACAGGACTTTTATCTAATCCTAATAATTCTTTTAATTGATTTGAGATTGTTTTAAAATCTTCTATTTTACATGGACTCATAATAATTCTAACTCCTAGTTTAAATTTTCTATTTAATTTTTATTTTATAGTGTTTCTTTAAAATTTTATACCCTATATTCTTTTGTTAGTTAATTTTCTTTATAAAAACTATTAATTTATTATTTCTAGTTATACAATGAAAAGGTATAAAACTTAGAGAAATGTACTATAGAATAAAAAAAAATATAAGTTCAAAATTTTTTTCATCCTATTTATATATTAATTAGATAATTATTTTTTTGTATTTAAATCTTATTTAATATATAGTATTTCTTTAAATTAATTAAAAAAAAAAGATAAAATGAAAAATTAGAAAAAAGAGGAGTGGAAAGTTTTATTATATTTTTTGGGTATTATTTAGTGTATTGCATCTGTTAATTCTTTAATTTTTGTGTATGCATCTGATGATTCTTCAACTACAGTTCCTGTTATTATAATATCAGCACCTGCATCTTTCATCTGTTTTGCATCTTCTGCTGTTCTTATTCCTCCACCAACAATTACTATAAGATTTGTTAGTTTTTTAACTTTCATAACAAACTCTGGTGGTATATGTTTTTCAGCTCCAGATCCAGCTTCAAGATATACAACACGCATTCCCAGGTATTCTGCAGCCATCGCATATGCTAATGCTAAGTCTGATTTTTTACGTGGAATTGGCTTTGCATCTCCTACCCAACCAACAGTTCCTCCAGGTTCTATTATAAGATATCCCATTGGTATTGTTTCAATTCCAATTTTTTTAACTGTTGGTGCAGCTAAAGCTTGTGCTCCTGTTATCCAGTAAGGATTTGTTGAATTTAACATACTCATAAATAGTAGTGCATCTGCATATTTACTTACACCTGATATATT is from Methanosphaera cuniculi and encodes:
- a CDS encoding Mur ligase family protein, encoding MKISVIGLGVEGQKATISLLKREYEVYSSDINREIDLSLLDEYSSNLKDKNLDLEIGSHNLDKIFKTDAVSVSPSLFNKKICQDVIEHGLFISDIFNKHKDITTIAVTGTNGKTTTTHMIYEILSNEGYDVAIGGNGGGGFSGYNELIMDANENSYDYMIIEVCDMTLDYCNYVFDIDMVVVTNIGYDHMDVHGSIEQYTQEVGEFIKDKPAVLNRNDENILKIKDKSSKPLLFDTYTYPLNLFGTFNKNNAHAAYIMCKILLNIPDENIQKTLENFQAVEGRTKQINYHTNTIITGKTDNVDALKAVLDEERFDILIIGTPRKHETCRYNILDYINEYKPETLIIFPGLEDTTYEYIQHLNKLGYHKDMMVLKNMDDIINYINTKQNMKIFIGGNGQEKITQITNILDEYK
- a CDS encoding zinc ribbon domain-containing protein, which codes for MFCRKCGTQLSDDDNFCFNCGTPVENKTEQIPQEEPKETKNEEKDFDEFLDLDVDSFDEEDLIWEEVPIDEQLDITPTKTETPKVETKAETSDKPKSSPKSAKSTIANPIKPKTTKQQPVDEQVVVSKDDEDIIILPDSEEAEIEISNDDDTIIADDTIISDDDMILDDDDTLMDDDFLVEELPDKPQVDEVASPDMSLDDEIYDEVVEDETPDETQEVIIEDEKPAQTQKSEDSKVSDVEKPADVIEQKEESQIKEEPKEVKPVKEDDDLEELLKSDDEIIVEKPSDVKIDKRESNIIKPIQDSVEKEDQKTTTTKADSDIESKFNKILDAKDSDDDFDELEMELDENVNSLSSKLVTVLIIILILVIAAVVALSLVNYIGV
- a CDS encoding ABC1 kinase family protein; this translates as MAIESTKRDITRMNEILSVLIKYGFGNFVNRDLRSKYKIFSKVAPEAKEYDSNTRLRLVFQELGTTFIKLGQTLSTFPNLVGYDMAQELAKLQEAAPVTPYSEVEEVIEDEFGKPVDEIFEDFTKEPVASASIGQVHKAFYKNILVAVKVQHPHIQETIATDIRLMKKVAPYLNNVDTLKSYNIPAIIKVFEKDMRNELNYTIEAMNAVHMKDLLKKDEVYIPDIYLEASTSRVLTMEFLDGVSLSKVFDAPDSDYDKKKIATMGADSYIKQILIYGFYHADPHPGNIFVLDRDIVAFVDFGMMGHLSNDLRDDLANLFIFISQGDAQLLTKQLYYMGIIKDKNDFNDVQDEIIHVLDRYYGAQFNDISSVMRELVESNVLKDYGVVIPRDLMMVVRTITMVYDFGNELDSSFNTTEILKPYAKKLVLNKFSPKNIERQSHEFSMDLDYISKKIPNSIMNLLNIVSDDGQIKLSLASNELDSLNNIFTRIVNELVLAIIIAAIIVGSSLILHADIGFKLFGYSAIGLVGFLFSAILGGVLIILILTRGNY
- a CDS encoding nucleotidyltransferase family protein, which codes for MDAIITAAGKNSRMIEDFKNKNQKPIHKLKLEINNIPILIHTLKQVQNSNIDNITIALGHHKDEIYQILKDYDMLDYVDINVNSNVNVGLSQTIKNVLDKKYDNNYLFMAADQPTITTNTINNMIDVLETHPEDKNTISILARRKSGQLSTAEGLGMPFCCYGKLLYDYIKDENDNLNPILRKMIKEKVNFYGIKPENKLELLNINHYDEYIKIKQELEKKGDLKKMKELL
- a CDS encoding TldD/PmbA family protein — protein: MDPKVDEILKKITPKVDEAEIYTEKIVSTDVDILNDSVNHAKEEDIYGIGIRIIKDQRQGFAYTTNINRIDETINEAIRNSKLNDQDENLSMIAGNLKYKKVEGLYDKNLENVDLPEAIEYSQTLIDITKEEGCNPTSGGYGTSLSHVNIVNSNGVDVEEIQTGCGASISVNVEDNDLVSSAYYYDVSHTKDLNLDEIVKKATKLALDSRGAKPTTSRDSKVVLDHTAAVSLLSTFLSALNSENKQRGRSVFKDKLDEQVTSEGFTLIDDGHIPKALRSSISDAEGTPTQKTTLIEDGILKNFIYNTYRANIDNVKTTANAVRGGYTSVPSVGFTNLEFKFKDEYEISEIDDGIFVDSVMGAHTANPITGDFSVEVMNGFEIQNGCIENPIKKVMISGNIFDIMNTACAIKSDTRQLGSCILPQILAENLRITG
- a CDS encoding DUF169 domain-containing protein encodes the protein MSPCKIEDFKTISNQLKELLGLDKSPVAIKLFIDEEDAKEVLPKADDKIRHCQRVFKAASEKVSCYATLDEQQCQGGAAVLGLRDYPKSLKTGKKYFSLGRFASQGSAIHELSQVPKVETVMNAVGYAPLEDAEFEPDVIVLYALPEQGMKIAQAYGYVLGKRFNASYAGIQSVCADVVAGPYKNKEPNMTLGCDGSRGTTSVKPDELVIGLTAENLGCMLNSLENIIS
- the hypD gene encoding hydrogenase formation protein HypD; translated protein: MKNLTKDILKKIDEVKQPISIMHVCGSHEHAIMYNGIRSMLPEEVQIVAGPGCPVCVVPSQEIDECVALAEQGVTVTIFGDMLRVPGTEKSLADAKAEGADVRIVYGIGNAVELANEIDNDVVFMAAGFETTAPTTANEVLNNPPENFSVLSSHRLIPPALDFLVHDDVKIDGLIEPGHVCTIIGTKPLEFLSTDYNIPQAVAGFNPLDILYSIYLILKQKKEDNPRIQNEYKRAVRDEGNVIAQQEIDEVFEVTSKEWRGFPEIPNSVYDLKPEFDEQNARKKYDMDLPDSENVPQGCICGSILRGVARPEDCKLFRGECNPLHPIGACMVSKEGTCNIAYRYAKMDDD
- a CDS encoding phosphoglycerol geranylgeranyltransferase, translated to MNVENYINETLKDHKLHITLIDPDEQTPAEAVEIAKQAQKAKTDAILVGGSITDQEELDLTVKALKENIDLPVILFPGNISGVSKYADALLFMSMLNSTNPYWITGAQALAAPTVKKIGIETIPMGYLIIEPGGTVGWVGDAKPIPRKKSDLALAYAMAAEYLGMRVVYLEAGSGAEKHIPPEFVMKVKKLTNLIVIVGGGIRTAEDAKQMKDAGADIIITGTVVEESSDAYTKIKELTDAIH